One genomic segment of Paraburkholderia caffeinilytica includes these proteins:
- a CDS encoding DUF2939 domain-containing protein, whose translation MAVSTRTRRNATRPLIVTLIVIAVIVALGFGYASPYMALNNLKRAADARDAQTVNEYVDFPALRESLKQQVTGLLTRRLDTQGTGNPFAAIGAMIGVALIGPLVDAYATPDGVAALLNGMPPRGNPGERPPVPAGAGNPPATTAPAQEPTPPVPGNTANGAANKGNSAAPPQPPQTTAGYRGLNEFVVNYQHGAGDARYSAILRREGLFTWKLAAVDLNK comes from the coding sequence ATGGCAGTTTCAACACGTACGAGGCGCAACGCCACCCGGCCACTGATCGTCACCTTGATTGTGATTGCGGTGATCGTCGCGTTGGGGTTCGGTTACGCGTCGCCTTACATGGCGCTGAATAACCTCAAACGCGCGGCGGATGCGCGCGATGCGCAAACCGTCAATGAATACGTCGACTTTCCCGCATTGCGCGAGAGCCTGAAGCAGCAGGTCACCGGCCTGTTGACACGCCGGCTCGACACCCAGGGCACCGGCAATCCGTTCGCGGCGATTGGCGCGATGATCGGTGTGGCGTTGATCGGCCCCCTGGTCGACGCTTATGCGACACCCGACGGCGTCGCGGCATTGCTGAACGGCATGCCGCCGCGCGGCAACCCGGGAGAACGACCACCTGTTCCAGCGGGCGCCGGCAATCCGCCGGCCACAACGGCGCCTGCACAAGAACCGACACCCCCTGTTCCCGGCAATACTGCCAACGGCGCAGCTAACAAGGGGAACAGCGCCGCGCCACCGCAGCCGCCGCAAACCACGGCGGGCTACCGCGGCCTCAACGAGTTCGTCGTCAACTACCAGCATGGCGCTGGCGACGCGCGCTACTCGGCGATCTTGCGGCGCGAAGGTTTGTTCACGTGGAAACTGGCCGCGGTCGATTTGAACAAGTGA
- a CDS encoding NADP(H)-dependent aldo-keto reductase, with amino-acid sequence MEYRRLGDSDVKVSLIGLGTMTWGEQNTEQEAHAQIDYALDHGVNLIDAAEMYPVPPRPETQGSTERYIGTWIAQHRGAREKIVLATKIAGPARQPHNPRHIRGEGNQFDRKNLTEALNDSLKRLQTDYVDLYQLHWPDRSTMTFGRPAYPWVDDAYTVPIEETLSVLAEFVKAGKIRHIGVSNETPWGVAQFLRAAEKLGLPRIVSIQNPYSLLNRTYEAGLSEYAHRDNIGLLAYSPLAFGWLSGKYEGGARPAGARITLFERFQRYSKPQAILATTRYVELAKRHGLSPAQFALAFVNSRPFLTSNLIGATSLDQLKENIASAEVKLSPEVLAEIDRLHELQPNPAP; translated from the coding sequence ATGGAATACCGCAGACTCGGCGACTCGGATGTGAAGGTTAGCCTGATCGGTCTCGGCACCATGACGTGGGGCGAGCAGAATACCGAGCAGGAAGCGCACGCACAGATCGATTACGCGCTCGACCACGGCGTCAATCTGATCGACGCCGCGGAAATGTACCCGGTGCCGCCGCGTCCCGAGACGCAGGGATCGACCGAGCGCTATATCGGCACGTGGATCGCGCAGCACCGCGGCGCGCGCGAGAAGATCGTGCTGGCCACCAAGATCGCCGGCCCGGCGCGCCAACCGCACAATCCGCGTCATATTCGTGGCGAGGGCAACCAGTTCGACCGCAAGAACCTGACCGAAGCGCTCAACGACAGCCTGAAGCGTTTGCAAACGGACTACGTCGACCTGTATCAGTTGCACTGGCCGGATCGCAGCACGATGACGTTCGGCCGCCCCGCCTATCCGTGGGTCGACGACGCGTACACGGTGCCGATCGAAGAAACGCTGTCGGTGCTCGCCGAATTCGTCAAGGCAGGCAAGATTCGCCATATCGGCGTGTCGAACGAAACACCCTGGGGCGTCGCGCAGTTTCTGCGCGCGGCCGAAAAGCTCGGCTTGCCGCGCATCGTCAGCATCCAGAATCCGTATAGCCTGTTGAACCGCACATACGAAGCGGGTTTGTCCGAGTACGCGCATCGCGACAACATCGGCCTGCTTGCGTATTCGCCGCTGGCCTTCGGCTGGTTGTCGGGCAAGTATGAGGGCGGCGCGCGTCCGGCGGGCGCCCGTATCACGCTGTTCGAGCGCTTTCAACGCTACAGCAAGCCGCAAGCGATTCTGGCAACCACGCGCTATGTGGAGCTGGCGAAGCGTCACGGTTTGTCGCCCGCGCAGTTCGCACTGGCTTTCGTCAACAGCCGGCCGTTTTTGACGAGCAATCTGATTGGCGCCACGTCGCTCGATCAACTGAAGGAAAACATCGCCAGCGCCGAGGTGAAACTCTCGCCGGAGGTCCTCGCGGAGATCGACAGGCTGCATGAATTGCAGCCGAATCCGGCGCCTTGA
- a CDS encoding trimeric intracellular cation channel family protein: MPTLSIRKIRPNVETLVLAADLTGTVVFAVEGALSAMRGGLDLLGVMVISFVAALGGGVIRDLLIGDSPPNAIRDWRYPALTFVTGLLTFVFHSAAQQFPVALITVLDAAGLALFAVAGVEKALLFGIRPFIAMLMGTITGVGGGVIRDVLMARVPLVLHADIYATAAFAGAFSVVVARRAGLPPGVAALAGGAVCFILRVLAVTYGWHLPKVSLSALA; this comes from the coding sequence ATGCCGACATTGTCGATACGAAAAATCAGGCCGAACGTCGAAACGCTCGTTCTGGCGGCCGATCTGACCGGCACGGTTGTTTTCGCGGTCGAGGGCGCGCTCAGCGCGATGCGCGGCGGTCTCGATCTGCTGGGTGTGATGGTGATCTCGTTTGTCGCGGCGCTCGGCGGCGGCGTGATCCGCGATCTGTTGATCGGCGATTCACCGCCTAACGCGATCCGCGACTGGCGTTATCCGGCGTTGACGTTCGTTACCGGTTTGCTCACGTTTGTTTTCCACTCGGCAGCGCAGCAGTTTCCTGTCGCGCTGATTACGGTGCTCGATGCTGCCGGTCTCGCGCTGTTTGCTGTCGCGGGCGTGGAAAAAGCGCTGCTGTTCGGGATCCGTCCGTTTATCGCGATGCTGATGGGCACCATCACCGGCGTGGGTGGCGGCGTGATCCGCGATGTGCTGATGGCGCGCGTGCCGCTGGTGCTGCATGCCGACATCTATGCGACCGCGGCTTTCGCGGGCGCATTCAGCGTGGTGGTGGCGCGACGCGCCGGTTTGCCGCCGGGTGTCGCGGCCCTCGCGGGCGGCGCGGTGTGCTTCATCTTGCGCGTGCTCGCCGTCACCTATGGCTGGCATCTGCCCAAGGTATCGCTTTCAGCGCTTGCGTAA
- a CDS encoding LysR family transcriptional regulator has protein sequence MALSLHGIALRYFVEVARTGSISDASARLHVAVSAISRQIARLESDLGVALFERRPRGMSLSEAGGRLLVYAQRSLLEAEHVMKEIGGLEALHGSMIKLASSEGFAADFLPSAMAAFRRHYPGIDFTLSVMAPGEATRRVRDGDADLALTFSLASEKGVKVEHTERAPVLALLRADHPLASRAKVSLADLQRYPLVLPEAGTTIRQLIDITCALEGVLLEPDLTCNNSAAMYRYAQKSGAIMFTGLLSVRDRYADDGFVAMPLTHPQMRQRSIQVQTMAGRQLPPSVKAFRDHLIAEIGGAKPADAATRKPARKRGEAR, from the coding sequence ATGGCACTTTCATTACACGGCATTGCATTGCGCTACTTTGTCGAAGTGGCGCGCACCGGCTCGATCAGCGACGCGTCCGCGCGGCTGCATGTGGCCGTGTCGGCGATCAGCCGGCAGATCGCGCGGCTCGAAAGCGATCTCGGCGTTGCCCTGTTCGAGCGGCGGCCGCGCGGCATGTCGCTCTCCGAGGCCGGCGGGCGTCTGCTCGTCTACGCGCAGCGCAGCCTGCTCGAGGCGGAGCACGTGATGAAGGAGATCGGCGGCCTCGAAGCATTGCACGGCAGCATGATCAAGCTCGCCAGTTCGGAGGGATTCGCCGCGGACTTCCTGCCCAGCGCGATGGCGGCGTTCCGCCGCCACTATCCGGGGATCGACTTCACGCTGTCCGTGATGGCGCCGGGCGAGGCCACTCGCCGGGTGCGCGACGGCGACGCCGATCTCGCGCTGACGTTCAGTCTCGCGTCGGAGAAGGGCGTCAAGGTCGAACACACGGAGCGGGCACCGGTGCTGGCGCTGCTGCGCGCCGATCATCCGCTGGCCTCGCGCGCGAAGGTGTCGCTCGCCGATTTGCAGCGCTATCCGCTGGTGCTGCCGGAGGCGGGCACGACGATCCGGCAGTTGATCGACATCACCTGTGCGCTCGAAGGCGTGCTGCTCGAGCCCGATCTCACCTGCAACAACAGTGCCGCGATGTACCGCTACGCGCAGAAGTCCGGGGCGATCATGTTCACGGGTCTGCTATCGGTGCGCGACCGTTACGCCGACGACGGCTTTGTCGCGATGCCGCTGACGCATCCGCAGATGCGCCAGCGCAGCATTCAGGTGCAGACGATGGCCGGACGGCAGTTGCCGCCGTCGGTGAAGGCGTTCCGCGACCATCTGATCGCAGAAATCGGCGGTGCGAAGCCTGCGGATGCTGCGACGCGGAAGCCGGCACGAAAGCGAGGCGAGGCGCGTTGA
- the nodI gene encoding nodulation factor ABC transporter ATP-binding protein NodI gives MSEAAIEFHQVKKSYGEKTVVDGLSFHVNAGECFGLLGPNGAGKTTTLRMLLGIAAPDAGAIRLCGEPIPGRARVARARVGVVPQFDNLDPDFTVRENLLVFGRYFGLSAAQCRAMVPSLLEFARLESKADARVSELSGGMKRRLTLARALVNDPDVLIMDEPTTGLDPQARHLIWERLRSLLARGKTILLTTHFMEEAERLCHRLCVIEEGRKIAEGAPRALISSEIGCDVIEIFGPDPVALRDELAPLVERTEISGETLFCYVNDAQPVHARLKQRADLRYLHRPANLEDVFLRLTGREMQD, from the coding sequence ATGTCTGAAGCCGCCATTGAATTCCACCAGGTTAAAAAGAGCTACGGCGAGAAAACGGTCGTCGACGGACTGTCGTTTCATGTAAACGCTGGCGAGTGTTTCGGCCTGCTCGGCCCGAACGGCGCCGGCAAGACCACGACGTTGCGCATGCTGCTCGGCATCGCCGCACCGGATGCCGGCGCGATCCGCCTGTGCGGCGAGCCGATTCCCGGCCGCGCGCGCGTGGCACGGGCGCGTGTCGGCGTCGTGCCGCAATTCGACAATCTCGATCCCGATTTCACCGTCCGCGAAAACCTGCTGGTGTTCGGCCGCTACTTCGGCCTGAGCGCCGCTCAATGCCGCGCAATGGTGCCGTCGCTGCTCGAATTCGCGCGCCTCGAGAGCAAGGCGGATGCGCGTGTGAGCGAACTGTCGGGCGGCATGAAGCGACGCCTGACGCTGGCTCGCGCGCTCGTCAACGACCCCGACGTGCTGATCATGGACGAGCCGACCACCGGCCTCGATCCGCAAGCGCGCCACCTGATCTGGGAGCGGTTGCGCTCGCTACTTGCACGCGGCAAGACAATCCTGCTCACCACGCACTTCATGGAAGAAGCCGAACGGCTGTGTCACCGCCTCTGCGTGATCGAGGAAGGACGCAAGATCGCCGAAGGCGCACCGCGTGCATTGATCTCATCCGAGATCGGTTGCGACGTGATCGAAATCTTCGGGCCCGATCCGGTCGCGTTGCGCGATGAATTGGCGCCGCTTGTCGAGCGTACCGAGATCAGCGGCGAGACGCTCTTCTGCTATGTGAACGACGCACAGCCCGTGCATGCCCGGCTCAAGCAACGCGCCGATCTGCGCTATCTGCATCGCCCGGCGAATCTGGAAGACGTGTTCCTGCGTCTGACCGGGCGCGAGATGCAGGATTGA
- a CDS encoding M20 family metallopeptidase: MSRNQAIEHATQHFESGAFLENLNRRVGFRTESQESDRAATLLSYLTDEIAPEVEGLGFSTRIVDNPAQGFGSFLIAHRHEDDRLPTVLIYGHGDVVRGYDSQWRAPLTPWAVTVEGERWYGRGTADNKGQHTINLAALASVLAARGGKLGFNAKLLIEMGEETGSPGLDTICRTHRQELAADVLIASDGPRLAARRPTVFLGSRGSVNFKLSLNLRDGAHHSGNWGGLLRNPAIVLANALASLVDARGVIAVDGLRPPPIPEAVRRALADITVGGGPGDPAVDDNWGEPGLTAPERVFGWNSFEVLAFKAGNPENPVNAIPASAFAHCQLRFVVGTDWENLERHLRAHLDAHGFSLVEIGVERGAPATRLNPDDPWVTWAIASLEQTTGKKTAVLPNLGGTLPNEVFADTLGLPTIWVPHSYPACSQHAPNEHLLGPVVREGLQIMAGLFWDLGENAPHASATTTEAAA, translated from the coding sequence ATGAGCCGCAATCAGGCCATCGAACACGCCACGCAGCATTTCGAATCAGGCGCCTTCCTTGAGAACCTCAACCGGCGCGTCGGATTTCGCACCGAGAGCCAGGAAAGCGACCGCGCCGCCACGCTGCTGTCGTATCTGACCGACGAAATCGCGCCCGAAGTCGAAGGACTCGGCTTCAGCACGCGCATCGTCGATAACCCGGCGCAAGGATTCGGGTCATTCCTGATCGCCCATCGTCACGAAGACGACCGGTTGCCCACCGTGCTGATCTACGGCCACGGCGACGTCGTGCGCGGCTACGACAGTCAATGGCGCGCGCCGCTGACGCCGTGGGCCGTGACCGTCGAAGGCGAACGCTGGTATGGCCGCGGCACCGCCGACAACAAGGGCCAGCACACCATCAACCTCGCCGCGCTCGCGAGCGTGCTGGCCGCGCGCGGCGGCAAGCTCGGCTTCAACGCGAAACTGCTGATCGAGATGGGCGAGGAAACCGGCTCGCCAGGGCTCGACACGATCTGCCGCACACACAGACAGGAACTGGCCGCGGACGTGCTGATCGCCTCCGATGGTCCGCGTCTCGCCGCGCGCCGCCCCACGGTGTTTCTCGGCTCGCGCGGCTCGGTGAACTTCAAGCTCTCGTTGAACCTGCGCGATGGCGCACACCACTCGGGCAATTGGGGCGGTCTGCTGCGCAACCCGGCCATCGTGCTGGCGAATGCGCTCGCCAGTCTGGTCGATGCACGCGGCGTGATCGCTGTCGACGGCTTGCGTCCGCCGCCGATTCCCGAGGCGGTGCGTCGTGCCCTGGCGGATATCACGGTCGGCGGCGGCCCGGGCGATCCGGCCGTCGACGATAACTGGGGCGAGCCCGGTCTCACGGCGCCGGAACGTGTGTTCGGCTGGAACAGCTTCGAAGTGCTGGCCTTCAAGGCAGGCAATCCCGAGAACCCGGTCAATGCGATTCCGGCGTCGGCGTTCGCGCATTGCCAGTTGCGCTTCGTGGTCGGCACCGACTGGGAAAACCTCGAACGGCACCTGCGCGCCCATCTGGACGCACATGGCTTTTCGCTGGTCGAGATCGGCGTCGAGCGCGGCGCGCCGGCGACACGTCTGAATCCCGACGATCCGTGGGTCACCTGGGCCATCGCCTCGCTCGAACAGACCACCGGCAAGAAGACGGCCGTGCTGCCGAATCTCGGCGGCACGCTGCCCAACGAGGTGTTCGCCGACACGCTCGGCCTGCCGACCATCTGGGTGCCGCATTCGTATCCGGCCTGCTCGCAGCACGCGCCGAATGAGCATCTGCTCGGACCGGTGGTCCGCGAGGGCCTGCAGATCATGGCGGGGCTCTTCTGGGATCTCGGCGAGAACGCCCCGCACGCAAGCGCAACGACCACGGAAGCCGCGGCCTGA
- a CDS encoding universal stress protein: MASYQKILLCYDGSREGRKALRCGADLALDLKAETHLLSVVDMRSSIAQSAGLLTDVACGSFEKTARDILQEGVDWLTERGVTAQGHFAFGHPIDEIANLASELHVDLVVVGHRCRTGLSRWWMGAGNTQLLDRVSCSILVACSSAQEQQAAAA, from the coding sequence ATGGCGAGCTACCAAAAAATCCTGCTGTGCTACGACGGCTCGCGCGAAGGCCGCAAAGCGTTACGTTGCGGCGCCGACCTGGCGTTGGACCTGAAGGCGGAAACACACTTGTTGTCCGTGGTTGACATGCGCTCGAGCATCGCGCAAAGCGCAGGCCTGCTGACCGATGTGGCCTGCGGCAGTTTCGAGAAAACAGCCCGCGACATCCTGCAGGAAGGGGTGGACTGGCTCACCGAACGCGGCGTGACCGCACAAGGGCATTTTGCGTTTGGCCATCCGATCGACGAGATCGCCAATCTCGCCAGCGAATTGCATGTCGACCTCGTGGTGGTCGGCCACCGTTGCCGCACCGGTCTGTCACGATGGTGGATGGGCGCGGGGAATACACAACTGCTCGACCGGGTCTCGTGCAGCATTCTGGTGGCGTGCTCCTCTGCGCAGGAGCAGCAAGCGGCGGCGGCTTGA
- the lexA gene encoding transcriptional repressor LexA — MTKLTARQQQVFDLIRRAIERTGFPPTRAEIAAELGFSSANSAEEHLRALARKGVIELAAGASRGIRLLGGAEDSPYQFTLPHASIMQLSLPLIGRVAAGSPILAQEHISQHYACDPALFSSKPDYLLKVRGLSMRDAGIFDGDLLAVQKRSEAKDGQIIIARLGDDVTVKRLKRRPNGIELIAENPDYENIFVETGSAEFALEGIAVGLIRPGEF, encoded by the coding sequence ATGACCAAACTCACCGCACGACAGCAGCAGGTTTTCGATCTGATCCGCCGGGCCATCGAACGCACCGGCTTTCCGCCTACCCGCGCGGAGATCGCCGCCGAACTGGGGTTCAGCTCGGCCAACTCGGCAGAAGAGCATTTGCGGGCGCTGGCTCGCAAGGGCGTGATCGAACTCGCGGCCGGCGCATCGCGCGGCATTCGCCTGCTGGGCGGGGCGGAAGATTCGCCGTACCAGTTCACGCTGCCGCACGCCAGCATCATGCAACTGTCGTTGCCGCTGATCGGCCGGGTTGCCGCGGGTAGCCCGATCCTCGCGCAGGAACATATCTCGCAGCACTACGCGTGCGACCCGGCGCTGTTCTCGAGCAAGCCGGACTACCTGCTGAAGGTACGCGGGCTGTCCATGCGCGACGCGGGCATCTTCGACGGCGACCTGCTCGCGGTGCAGAAGAGAAGCGAGGCCAAAGACGGCCAGATCATCATCGCGCGCCTCGGCGACGACGTGACGGTCAAGCGCTTGAAGCGGCGGCCGAACGGTATCGAGCTGATCGCCGAGAACCCCGATTACGAGAACATCTTCGTTGAAACCGGCAGCGCGGAATTTGCGCTCGAGGGTATCGCCGTCGGGCTGATCCGCCCTGGCGAGTTCTAA
- a CDS encoding DUF3820 family protein — MNPEHLELLVTRVMPYGKYKGRLIADLPGHYLNWFASQGFPPGEIGRLLALMHEIDHNGLSSLIEPLRKR; from the coding sequence ATGAATCCCGAACACCTCGAACTGCTGGTTACGCGTGTGATGCCTTACGGAAAATACAAAGGCCGGCTGATCGCGGACCTGCCCGGCCACTATCTGAACTGGTTTGCGAGCCAGGGCTTTCCGCCGGGCGAAATAGGCCGTCTGCTGGCTTTGATGCATGAGATCGATCACAACGGCTTGTCGTCGCTGATCGAGCCTTTACGCAAGCGCTGA
- a CDS encoding MFS transporter yields the protein MSTSTLQASAARPSAAKVHRIILAASIGNALEWFDLIVYGFFAVTIAKLFFPARTEAISLMLTLGTFGISYMIRPLGGLVLGSLADRAGRKVSLLLSIGLMMIGTLTIAVMPPYAAIGLWAPAGIMLSRLVQGFSAGGEFGASTAFLVEHAPERRGFMGSWQFASQGLSTLLASGFGALLTSQLTAAQLESWGWRIPFLFGLAIGPVGFYIRRYVDEGAEFDTEPKTRTPLRDLFGTQKVRMLLAVGSLVISTAANYMILYMPTYAIKQLHLPASTGFSATLATGIVLTVLTPFAGHLSDSLGRIRIMAIAAALMLLTVYPAFVFMNAHPSFATMLLALIWIGVLKATYFGALPALMSEIFPTQTRATGLAVSYNIGVTIFGGFAPFVITWLIDASDNKLAPGFYLMFCAVVSLLALNAVRSTLKIR from the coding sequence ATGAGCACATCCACCTTGCAAGCCAGCGCCGCGCGGCCGTCCGCCGCGAAGGTCCATCGCATCATTCTCGCGGCATCTATCGGCAATGCGCTCGAGTGGTTCGACCTCATCGTCTATGGGTTTTTCGCGGTGACGATCGCGAAGCTGTTTTTCCCGGCGCGCACCGAAGCGATTTCGTTGATGCTCACGCTCGGCACCTTCGGCATTTCGTACATGATCCGGCCGCTCGGCGGACTCGTGCTCGGCTCGCTCGCGGATCGTGCGGGACGCAAGGTGTCGCTGTTGCTGTCGATCGGTTTGATGATGATCGGCACGCTGACGATCGCGGTGATGCCGCCGTATGCGGCGATCGGTTTGTGGGCCCCGGCCGGCATCATGCTGTCGCGGCTCGTTCAGGGATTTTCGGCGGGCGGCGAGTTCGGTGCGTCGACCGCGTTTCTGGTCGAGCATGCCCCCGAGCGGCGCGGCTTCATGGGCAGCTGGCAGTTCGCCAGCCAGGGCCTCTCGACGCTGCTCGCCTCCGGTTTCGGCGCGTTGCTGACGAGCCAGCTCACGGCGGCGCAACTCGAATCGTGGGGCTGGCGTATTCCGTTTCTGTTCGGCCTCGCGATCGGCCCGGTCGGCTTCTATATTCGCCGTTACGTGGACGAAGGCGCGGAGTTCGACACGGAGCCGAAAACCCGCACGCCATTGCGCGATCTGTTCGGCACGCAGAAAGTCCGCATGCTGCTCGCGGTCGGTTCGCTGGTCATTTCGACCGCGGCCAACTACATGATCCTGTACATGCCGACCTACGCGATCAAGCAACTTCACCTGCCCGCGTCGACCGGCTTCTCGGCGACGCTCGCAACGGGAATCGTGCTGACGGTGCTGACGCCGTTCGCCGGCCACCTGTCCGATAGCCTGGGACGCATCCGCATCATGGCAATCGCCGCGGCGTTGATGCTGCTGACGGTCTATCCGGCCTTCGTGTTTATGAATGCGCATCCCTCGTTCGCCACGATGCTGCTGGCGCTGATCTGGATCGGCGTATTGAAGGCGACATACTTCGGCGCGCTGCCCGCGCTGATGTCGGAGATTTTTCCGACGCAGACACGCGCGACCGGTCTCGCGGTCAGCTACAACATCGGCGTGACGATATTCGGCGGCTTTGCGCCCTTCGTGATCACCTGGCTGATCGATGCGAGCGACAATAAACTCGCGCCCGGTTTCTATCTGATGTTCTGCGCGGTGGTGAGCTTACTGGCGCTCAATGCGGTGCGCTCGACGCTGAAGATTCGCTGA
- a CDS encoding sulfate ABC transporter substrate-binding protein — protein sequence MNHQGTGLAGRTRKLIAALAFGAAGTIAAVGVTAQAHAADATLLNVSYDPTRELYQDVNQAFGKEWKAKTGETITFKQSHGGSGAQARSVLDGLQADVVTLALAYDIDALANKGLLDKGWQKRLPDNASPYTSTIVFLVRKGNPKHIKDWDDLIKPGVSIVTPNPKTSGGARWNYLAAWAYAEHQPGGNDQKAKEFVGKLYKNAGVLDSGARGATTSFVQRGIGDVLIAWENEAFLSLKEFGPEKFEIVVPSVSILAEPPVAVVDKVVDKHGTRKLAEAYLNFLYSEEGQEIAAKNFYRPRSNKVPTELISKFPKLKLYTVDDSFGGWANAQKTHFADGGVFDSIYSPQ from the coding sequence ATGAATCACCAAGGCACGGGGCTGGCTGGCAGGACCAGAAAACTTATCGCGGCGCTCGCATTCGGCGCAGCCGGCACGATCGCCGCGGTTGGCGTCACGGCGCAGGCACATGCAGCCGACGCCACGTTGCTGAACGTGTCGTACGACCCGACACGCGAGCTTTACCAGGACGTCAACCAGGCATTCGGCAAGGAATGGAAGGCGAAAACGGGCGAGACGATCACCTTCAAGCAGTCGCACGGCGGCTCGGGTGCGCAAGCACGCTCGGTGCTGGACGGTTTGCAGGCGGACGTGGTGACGCTGGCTCTTGCCTACGACATCGACGCGCTGGCTAACAAGGGTCTGCTCGACAAGGGCTGGCAAAAGCGTTTGCCGGACAACGCCTCGCCGTACACGTCGACGATCGTGTTTCTGGTGCGCAAGGGCAACCCGAAGCACATCAAGGATTGGGACGATCTGATCAAGCCGGGTGTGTCGATCGTCACGCCGAATCCGAAGACCTCGGGCGGCGCGCGCTGGAACTACCTGGCCGCTTGGGCCTATGCGGAACATCAGCCGGGCGGCAACGACCAGAAGGCCAAGGAATTTGTCGGCAAGCTTTATAAGAATGCCGGCGTGCTGGATTCGGGCGCACGTGGCGCGACCACCAGCTTCGTGCAACGCGGTATCGGCGATGTGCTGATTGCGTGGGAAAACGAAGCGTTCCTCTCGCTGAAGGAATTCGGACCGGAAAAATTTGAAATCGTCGTGCCGTCGGTGAGCATTCTGGCCGAGCCGCCGGTTGCTGTGGTGGACAAGGTGGTCGACAAGCACGGCACGCGCAAGCTGGCCGAAGCCTATCTGAACTTCCTGTACAGCGAGGAAGGCCAGGAAATCGCCGCGAAGAATTTCTATCGGCCGCGTTCGAACAAGGTGCCGACCGAGCTGATTTCGAAGTTTCCGAAGCTGAAGCTGTACACGGTAGACGATTCGTTCGGCGGCTGGGCGAACGCGCAGAAGACGCACTTTGCCGACGGCGGCGTGTTCGATTCGATCTACTCGCCACAGTAA
- a CDS encoding ABC transporter permease codes for MDARTYEPHGEAPPKQETFAAFPANAVNWIAVWRRNYLVWRKLAIASMFGNLADPMIYLFGLGFGLGLMVGHVDGVSYIAFLAAGTVASSVMMSASFESMYSGFSRMHVQRTWEAIMHTPLTLGDIVLGEVIWAGSKSMLSGAAIMLVAGALGYASFPSMLLALPVIVLTGLAFASVAMVVTALAPSYDFFMFYQTLVLTPMLLLSGVFFPVSQLPAAARIVTEFLPLAHAVDLIRPAMLARPVDGAVLHVAVLAVYAVGGFVVSAVLFRRRMMK; via the coding sequence ATGGACGCACGCACTTACGAACCCCACGGCGAGGCACCGCCGAAGCAGGAAACCTTCGCCGCTTTCCCTGCCAACGCCGTGAACTGGATTGCGGTGTGGCGCCGCAACTATCTGGTGTGGCGAAAGCTCGCGATCGCTTCGATGTTCGGCAATCTTGCCGATCCGATGATCTATCTGTTCGGCCTGGGTTTCGGGCTTGGGCTGATGGTCGGGCACGTCGACGGCGTGTCGTATATCGCGTTTCTCGCTGCGGGCACGGTGGCATCGAGCGTGATGATGTCGGCGAGTTTCGAGTCGATGTATTCGGGCTTTTCGCGCATGCACGTTCAGCGCACGTGGGAGGCGATCATGCATACGCCGCTGACGCTCGGCGATATCGTGCTTGGCGAGGTGATCTGGGCGGGCAGCAAGTCGATGCTTTCAGGCGCGGCGATCATGCTGGTCGCGGGCGCGCTGGGCTACGCGAGTTTCCCGTCGATGCTGCTGGCGTTGCCGGTGATCGTGCTAACGGGGCTCGCGTTCGCGAGTGTCGCGATGGTGGTGACGGCGCTCGCCCCGTCGTATGACTTCTTTATGTTTTACCAGACGTTGGTGTTGACGCCGATGTTGCTGCTGTCCGGGGTGTTCTTTCCGGTTTCACAGTTGCCTGCCGCGGCGCGGATCGTGACTGAGTTTTTGCCTTTGGCGCATGCGGTCGATCTGATTCGGCCGGCTATGCTTGCGCGGCCTGTCGATGGTGCTGTTTTGCATGTTGCCGTGCTGGCGGTTTATGCGGTGGGTGGGTTTGTTGTTTCGGCGGTTTTGTTTCGGCGCAGGATGATGAAATAA